The window AGGAATTGCGCGCCGCCGCCGCCCTCCTGCCGCGCTATGGCGTCACCACGGTCATCCCGACCCTCGTACCGAAAATGACGGACGAGATGTGGGCGGTGTTGCCCGAACTTGCGGCGGCCATTCCGAGTATCACCGACGTGTCCATTCCCGGCCTGCACCTGGAGGGGCCCTTCGTCGCCATTGCCGGGGCCGCCTGCGCCACGCTGGACGGCGATCTTGAGTTGCTGGAGCGCCTGCTCAAGGCCTGCTCGGGCCGCGTGAGTGTCATGTCCATCGCGCCGGAAAAGGCGAATATCATTCCCGTAATTGAGCGCCTCCGTGCTGCGGGTATCGCGCCTTTCATCACCCACACCCGCGCGAGCGCCGAGCAGACCTGGGCCGCCATCGAAGCGGGCGCGCGCCATGCCACCCACTTTTATGATGTGTTTCCCGTGCCCGAAGAGACCGATCCCGGCGTGCGGCCCGTGGGCGCGGTGGAGGCCATTCTCGTCCACCCCGAGGCCACCTGCGATTTTATCTGCGACGGAATCCATGTTCACCCGATGGCCGTGCGCGCGGCCATCGCGGCAAAAGGTGTTGAGGGCGTTTCGCTCATTACGGACGCCTCCTTCGGGGCGGGCCTGGGCCCCGGTGTCTATGACACCCCTTGGGGATACAACGTTGAAGCGAAGCCGGGGAACGCGCCGCGCATCGCGGATCCTGAGCATCCTTTCTTCGGCGCTCTCGCGGGCAGCGCCCTCACCATGAATCAGGGTATGGCAAACCTGCTGAAATGGATCGACAAGCCCGAAGCGGAGGTGTGGGCGATGGGCACGAGCAGCCCCGCGCGGGTCCTGGACCTTACGGATCGCGGAAAACTGGAGCCCGGCATGCGCGCCGATCTGGTACTGTGGAACGATGATGAAGCACTAACCCCCGCCGCCGTTTGGGTCGGGGGGAAGAAAGTATTTTGACCACGAATGTAGAAAGTATTCACCACGAAGCACACGAAGAGCACGAAGGGAAAAGAGAAGAAGAAGTGAACCAGGGAGAATGTAGTGGGAACGCAGCGAAGTTTTTGTTGAATGTATGCCATTCAGCAAAGAGAAGCTCGACTCTAAATCGAACAGTGCTGCGTGAATTCCTGTCTCTTTTCTCCTTTCCTTCACCTTCGTGTGCTTCGTGTCCTTCGTGGTAATAATCATTTTTTGTCTCAGAACAGGAGAGGGACTTCCATGTCCACATTTGAGTTCAGCCCGGCCGAGTGCGTGCCCTTCCGCGACAAGGACGCCGTTGCGCGGGTGCGCGCCATCACGCGCGAAAACATCACGAAGCATCCGAATCCCGAGCTGAAGATCGAGGTCATTCCCGATGCAGAATTGCAGTTGAAGTGGCTGCTGCACATCTACGCCCAGATCAAGCAGGCGCGCGATGAGAACCGCACCTGTGTGCTGATCACGCCCCAGCCCTGGCCGGGCTACAAGTGGG is drawn from Candidatus Hydrogenedentota bacterium and contains these coding sequences:
- a CDS encoding amidohydrolase family protein, which produces MAELFIENARVIAPGEGVLEGSIHVRNGVIKALGPDLVLGGGKIECINARGKRVTPGLIDVHTHGMHHYNYDRGAEELRAAAALLPRYGVTTVIPTLVPKMTDEMWAVLPELAAAIPSITDVSIPGLHLEGPFVAIAGAACATLDGDLELLERLLKACSGRVSVMSIAPEKANIIPVIERLRAAGIAPFITHTRASAEQTWAAIEAGARHATHFYDVFPVPEETDPGVRPVGAVEAILVHPEATCDFICDGIHVHPMAVRAAIAAKGVEGVSLITDASFGAGLGPGVYDTPWGYNVEAKPGNAPRIADPEHPFFGALAGSALTMNQGMANLLKWIDKPEAEVWAMGTSSPARVLDLTDRGKLEPGMRADLVLWNDDEALTPAAVWVGGKKVF